CTCAACTTGCGTCAGCCGCTCCGCTCCGATGACGATACCGTAGTCTCCATCTCCCACCAGGTTTCGCACCTGGTTCTCCTGCGTTTCTTCAAAACGCCAGTAGCCTACCAGACCCTCCGTTTTAGCAGATGGAGGGAGCCGTCGCCGCATGTTGGCCTGAATTTGTTCTTGAGTACGTGCCGTATTCCAAATGCGAACTTCAGCGATAACACCATCAAAGCTGGCTTTGATGGAAGCTGAATTGCTCGAACCAGTCAGATACCGAGTCAGTCCACCAATCATCAGGGAGGACTGAAACAATTCGCTTGAGGCTGCCGCCCTCATACTCTCATGGATAGGACTAAATTGTTTTTTGAGAATCAAATCTTCTGCGGCAGCTAATTCTCCCTGGAGATAGAGTCGAATAACATTGCCGTCAAAAACAACAGCGATATGCAAGAATGAATTGACATCGATCTTTCCGCCATGAAACTCGTGAATGCCAAGCATTCCCATGTTCACGGGGTCATGGATTGTGCTGTTCAGCAACCGTGAGATTGGTAGACCGACCATTCTCACAAAATATATTTTCCCATAAGCTATAAATATAGAATATTCGATATCATACTGAGTGCCTTTAACTAGAATTATGCCAGCATTCGCTGTGTTAGGCTTCACCCAAGCCTCTAAGCTATAGAGATTATTTTGACCAAAAGATATTGCGCTTTTCTGCCTAGAAGCTTGCCAATCAAGATTGACAGAAAAAGCGATCGCATCCTCGGAAGCATAGCGCCCTAAAGGCCTTCCATCACTAACATCGAAAGCGTCAATATGACCGTTTTCTGATAGTGCTAAAACCACTCTATTGTTTTCGCTAATTTTGATTTCTTTGATTTCATAATTAACGGGATCAGAAGAAATTAATAATCCGTTATTTGGATGACAAATCTCAATGGAATGACTTGCTAAAGCAAGAATACTCTCATCAGAACTGAGCACAAAATCTCGAATAAACGAAGATTTAATTTCTGGGAAATTTATATAATCTGCCAGACTGATGAAGGGTGAGTCGGTAAAATCCCAGTAATAGGGTGAACCACCCGAAAGAGTCAAAAAAGCACCTGTCCCATCAGACTTTAAGCGAAACTTTTCGATTGGTGTGCTGAGCGAAACGAACTTGTCGTCTCGCTCAATAGCCAATCTAGGATACGTTCCATAAATCAGAATTGAATGAGGTATACAGTAGCCAACTACAGGATTTTCTTCATAGAAATGAGATGCCCGAATTGTTAATTCATCAACTCTTTTTTGCCCTTTAGTGATTTCCTCATGCAACGTACCCAACCAACCTTCTGGAGTCAGGCGAGTGCCTTGTGCTGACGCAAGTTCATTGAGCAGCTGGAAGGTTTCTCCATAGGGATCTTGCTCGATTCCCTTGAAATAGCTATTAAGTTTTTCAAGGTGTAAATTTATTTCACTTATCGTTTTTTCGAACTGCTGAACTGAAGTATGCTCATAGGCTGTGGCTAGAATATCCAGAGACTTAATCAAGGTGCCATCGAGATGCCAGATATCGATATATCCATCAATACTAATTGCAGCGATCGCCTCACCATCGCTACTGAAATTCAGATCGCCAATTTTTGCAGGCGTTTTCCAGAGAGGATGATTGCCTATAAATGTTCGTAGACAAGTGAGCTTTGCGGATGAGATATCGGGCATCTCAATCGCCCACAGTTCGATGAAACTGCGCTGATCAGATTGAGGAGATCGAGCAACAGCCAAAAGCTTACCATCAGTCTTTAAGCAGATGTGATCAATAGTTTCTTGGTTAGGTAAAGAAAGGCGCTTGAGGGCTGCACCCTCCGGACTCCACAAGGTAACATGACCAGCAGGACTGACCGTTAAAACGCTAACAACATTGCTTACGCTGACATACTGCTCGGCCCCTCTGAATTGAATTCCAGCCGGGAAAGGTAGATGATTGAGCTGCTCCTGGGTTACCACAAAGTCTTCTAGAAAGCTTTTGAGTTTAGGGAGTTCACGACCTTTCTGCTGTAAATCTTCCACAATTCGGCAGATGCGAACCCCTTGATAAGCCTCAATCACTGGTTTTTTGGATTTATTGTCAGCGATAGCAGCGGTGGCGGCCGGTTCATCAGAAATGGAGTTGGGCATGGTATCTTTCCGAAGAGTCTCATCTCCTTTAGAAAATGTGTTTTCCTGAGGGAGAGTTTCCGCCTCGGCGATCGCGGCATGATGGAGAGCCACTAAGTCCCAGTTGATATTGAAGACTGGACTACCAGACGATCCATAGTCTGAACCAGTTGTATACCGAACAAAGTTGTCTAACAAGCCATTTTTGTCATAGTCCAACACCCGATTGTCGTTTTGCACAAGCTGTTTTTCTTGGCCCTTGGGGTGCTGCACCAACAGCACGCGATCGCCCAGTATAGGTTTGACCTTTTGAGCAGAATGCTGAGACTTAGCCCCGTTAGGTTCTAGAGCATTGAGCTGCTTTACCTGATCGGCAGAAAGACCAGGAGCAACGTTTGACTCATCCCCGACTAATTGCAGCCAGCCAAAAACGTAACCCGCCTGGCGCGTAAATTGACCTGCCTCCAGTTGCACTAGGGAATAGTCCAACGCAGCATTGGTGACAAAGAGCATGCTCGGTGCAAAGGTATAGTCAACGGACTGCTGCAGCAGCCCTGTACTATCGCGAACGTAATTGAACTGCGCTACACATTCCAGGGCTTCCTCTGGGTCAGCAATAACGTGGTGATTGGTCATAAGGTGGGTGCCGCCCACCAAAAAGCCCGTACCAATGGGAATGGGATTAATTTTGGCCAGTTGTGACTCGTCCAGGCTTCTCAAAGCTTTTAGAGGAGAATCTTGAGCTGGGTTATAGGTATCTGTGGGCCTAAAAATATCCTCAGCCACCTGCTCAGGAATGGCAAAAATTTCCCTGAGTGTTGCCTCACTGGTATAGTCCGCTACGTTCTCAGAGACCTCAATACTACTAATTAAAGCGTTCCATGCTTTGAGAGAGAAGTAGCGAGCGATACGGCAAATGGCTCGACTCCGCTCAGTCCCCACCTCCAAAGAGGTCAGGGGCAGGAAGGTCGTTTGATCTTTCGCCACGGTAAACTGCTTGGCTTGTTTGCCATACTGCCTTTCTCGGGTAATCTCTAGAACCCGATTTAGATCTTCTTTTTTTACTTCGACGTTTTCTATTTCATCTTCCTTAGGGGCACCTGTTCCGGCCACCCGAAACCAGCGCTTCCAGCGGCTTCTGCCCAGATTGCCCTGCAACCACCACCATTCTTGAAGCCGCCTATAGTTAGACTGATCAACCTGAGCATCGGAGAAGAAAGATCCCATAGAGGCACCCACGGCAGAAAATTGTGGCAATACTGAGGGTCAATTACTAACTCTTTTAGGAAAAACGTGATTTTCATGGTTGTCTAGTTCTTTTCATGATTCTTTGCGAACTGTCTCTAGTCAGCGCTCGAGCCAATGATTTATCGCCCGAAAAAACAAAAAATCTTAGGAATTGAGCGGTTCTCCGCCCAGGCTTTTGTGCTTAAGTAATTATCTAAGTCGTCAGTCCAAAAAAACTCAGGCATAGCAGTGAGGGTGCACTTTAGTGACAAGCTGGCCACCTCAGACAGCCAACCGAGATATTCGCGGTCAGCGGTTTGACCAGCCATCGCTACCCGCCGATTTACAGGGGGCGATCGCCGGGCAGCGCCCTCTGCAAAAAATTCTTCTGCTCAGCCTGTTGCTGTTGGGCTGTGCCCTGACCAGCGCCCTGGTGTCGGTACTGACCACCACCAAGGGGCTAGAGTTGGTTGGCCTGGGGCGCTTTGGCGGCACCTTTTCAGAGTCTCTGGCCACAACCGCAATTCTGATCACCTGGCTGGGGGTAGCGATCTATCAACCCTGGGTGAGGGCTTTGGCGGTGGTAGTAGTGGGGCTGGGGCTGGCGATCGCCCTCCAGGCATTGCTCGATCGCCTAGAAATGATTGCCCTGGTCGATCGCTACTTTTTTGTGGCAACGACCATTACTGTGCTGGTCTGCTGGTCGCTCTACGCCATGACCTTTGAGCTGGTGCGCTGGGCGATCGCCACCATCGACATTCTCTTTGTGCGGGCATCGCGGGTGCAGCCGCTGGTGCTGGGGGCGGTAATGCTGGGGGCGATCGCCGGATCGCTCATCGGCAGCAGCCCCGACCCCTACCAGATCGGCGGCATTCCTGCGGCCACCCCCGCCGAGACCCTAGTCGCCCGCCTGGTGGGCATGGCGCTCACGGTGGCGCTGCCCCTGGCGGCCTGGGGGGCCAACCGCCACCGCCATAGCCCCTGGCAACACCCCGATCGCCTGCGCGATTTGGCCCTGGTCTGGGGGGCGGTGGGGGGCACCTCCTTCTACGACCTCAACCTCGACCAGGTCAACTTTGCCGGGGCCAGCCTAGCGAATACTGATTTACGGGGGCGATCGCTCTACCGCACCTGTTTCCGCCAGGCCCAGCGGCTAGAGCGCGCCCGCACCGACAACCGCTACCTCGATCTCGACAACCCCAAGGTACAGGCCCTGCTCACCCACGGCACCAGCGCCGATCGAGACTTTCGCGGGCTGAATTTGCAGGGCATCAACCTGCGCCGCACGGCGGATTTTCCCCCTGCCGACCTGCAAGAAATAGACTTTTCGGGGGCCAACCTGATGGGGGCCGACCTGCGCGGGGCCAACCTGACCGGCAGCAGTTTAGCCCAGGCCAACCTGGTCAATGCCGATCTGAGCGAGGCCACCCTCACCGACACCTGCATCGAAGACTGGCACCTCAGCCCCAGTACCCGTTTTCAGGGAGTAATCTGCCAGCGGGTGTTTCTGCGGCGCAGCCCCAAGGGTCACTTCCTCGACCCCCAGCCCGAGCGGGGCGAATTTCAGCCAGGGGAATTCGAGGTCTGGGTGGCCGCCATTCAGCGCAGCGTCAGCCTCAGTTTCCAGGAGGCCGTCAACCCCCAGGCCCTCGCCTTTGCCCTCACCCAAACCGCCCTCAACTACCGCGCCCCCGATCTGTTTTCCGTACAGACCATTCACCAGCAGGAGCAGGGGTCTACGGCCCAGATCGACATCGCCAGCGAAAAATTGCTCCAGCTCGACAAAGACGAAGTGCATCAAGAACTATCCACTCAGTACCGGGCGGCGGTACAGCGGTTGGAGTCAGGGTATGAACTGACGTTGCAAGCCAAAGACTCCGAAATTCAGTACGTGCGGCAGCTGTTTGCCACCCAGCAGCAGACGATTGAACGGCTGACTGGTCAGCTGGCCGAGCGCAGCAGCCCGGTGATGATCCAGGGTGCAGGCAACCAGATTTACATGATCCAAAACGCAGGAGGCATGACTGTGAACAACAGCGAGACCAACATCACCGCCGGGGGCAACGTGGACATGTCCAGCGGCACCCAGATCAGCGTCGGCGGCGACCTCAGCGGCAGTGTCGATATGTCGAGCGGGGCTAAGGTCAGCATCGGCGGCGATGTCGTGGGCTCCAGCATCCTCAGCACCCTCAGCGGCCAGGTGACCACCAGCATTCAGCAACTGCGCGGCGTCAGCGTCGAGGGCAGTCAAGACCTGGCAGCGGTGCTGACGACTCTCCAGCAAGCCATCGACCAGGACACAGCCCTGTCGGAGGAGCAAAAAAAGGAGGCCCTGGAGGCGGTGGAAACCATTGCTGAAGAGGGCAAAAAGCCGCCGGAGCAGCGGGCCGCCAAACTCTGCGCCATGGCCATGAACGCCCTCAAAGGCGTAACCGCCACAGTTTCTGACGTCAGCAAGCTGGCCACGGTGCTGCAAAGTTCTGCCCCGGTGCTGCTGGCCCTGCTGGGGCTCTGAGCAGGGGCTAGGCGTCAGCGCTGACCGGCCCGATCGCAGCCTGCCCTGGGGCAAACCCGCCGCAAACTGACTCCATAACAATTCTCCCACCTCTGTCACATCCCCTGGCCAAACGGGGTACCGTAAGACCAGCATAAGTTCAGCCGTCTAGCACCATGTCTCAAGAGTTTGCCACCGGATTTCCAAGTGTGCGGCAGGTTCAAAACCTGATTCGCGATCAGGCCTCTGTTGAGGTCAAGCTCATCACTGGCGACATTATTGGGGGCCGGGTCGTCTGGCAAGATCCCCAGTGCATCTGCATTGAAACCGAGGATCAGAGCAAGCACCAAATTTGGAAACAAGCCATTGGCTTCCTGAAATATTCTTAATTCGTCATAGCGCCCTAAGCAGTCTTCATATATCCCTCTGTAGTCTGCTGAATTGATCGGGGCACAATAAATCCAGGTGGATACCTACCCTGTCGATCTCTCAGTCCCCCAATTTTCAGTAAAAGCCGTTAATCCACCCGCTTTATGGAGCTTTTGGTCAGATGACTATCGAAAAAATTGTTGAGCAAGCCCTCCAAGATGGCTACCTCACCCCCGCTATGGAAGCTGAGGTAGGGCGCATTTGCGATACCGCCGCTGAGCTGTCCATCGAAGAATACATGGCCCTCGATCGCCTGATGGGTGCCCTGCTGACCGGCGAGGTGGTGGCTGTACCCCGCAAACAGTTCATCAACGTGATGGAAGAACTGGTGCTGACCGAGGCAATTTCGCGGGTGGCCGAGATTGAGTCTACCTCCGACAAAACTCTCGATTTAGGCGATATCGCCGCCTACGCCCTCAACCGGCTGCCGCCCCTCTATGCCACCACCGAAGAGGGGGCCAATTTTCAGCGGGAAAACGCCCGCGGTGAGCTATCTGCCCTGATTGCTGACCAGGTGCAGCAGGCGATTTCTCGCAACCTCGACCAGCCCGACTTTTACCCCGAGCGCCAAACCATTCAGAAGAAAACGGGCGACAACGTGCTGCACCAGGTCAGCTCCCTGCTGCAAGACCATGCCCACAAGTTCGAGCCAGCCTCAAAGGCTTAGCTACATCGGGCACACACCGTTCTATAGCTGTATACCAGGGTCTAGATTTAGCCAGTCCGGCAAGGTCTAGACCCTGTTTTATTGAGGCTAGTTTATTTTTATGTTGGACTGGATAGGCTAGTTATAGCTACGGTCACCAAGATGAGGACAGACAGAAAACGTTCCAACGTTTTATAGCCATGGTCAACTGGGTTAAGACATTCAGCAATCTCAGGAACGTTTGAACGTTCCTGGGGAAATTGTCCTAACCAGACTGGCCACAGCTGTAACGTTTCAAGAGGCGATGTTTTAACCAGACTGGCCACAAATATAGAGCTAGAAGGGGTATACCCGCGGCGCAATCAGCACCGTCAGCAGCCAAAAGGCCAGGTTGAAGGGAATGCCGACTCGCATAAAGTCGGTAAATTTGTAGCCGCCGGGGCCGTAGACCATAAGGTTGGTCTGGTAGCCAATGGGGGTGCTAAAGCTGGCAGAGGCGGCAATCATGAGGGCAACCACAAAGGGAATAAAGCTCACCCCCAAACTCTGCGACAGCGATAGGGCGATGGGAAATACCACCGCCGCCGCCGCGTTGTTGGTAATGATCTCGGTGAGGAGAGTGGTCACCCCGTAGACAATGGCCAGGGCCATCCAGGGATTGTCTCCGGCCAGGCTGAGCACGCCCCCCGCCAAGACGGCGGCGGCCCCGGTGACCTCCAGGGCTTTGCCCAGGCCCAGGGCGGCAGCCACCACCAGCAGCACCGACCAGTCGATGGTGCGCACCCCCTGCTGAAACGAGCAGCAGCCAGTGATCACAATCAGCAGCGCGGCCAGGGTGGCGGCGTTGAGCATGTCCATCCAGCCGAAGGTAGCCAGGGCCACCATCAGCACCAAAATGGCCAAGGCAACGGGGGCGCGATCGTGGCGCAGCGGGTCGGAGTTGGGCACCTCACTGACCAGGTAAAAATCGCGGGAGGCCCGCCGTTCTTCTAGAAATGAGGGATTGGCTTCTAGCAGCAGAGTGTCGCCCGTCTGCAGCCGAATGTCGCCAATTTTGCCCGACAGGCGCTCGCCGTTGCGGCCCACCGCTAGCACCACTGCCCCGTAGCGGCTGCGAAACTTGCCCTGGCGAATGGTGACGCCCACCAGCGGACAGGTGTTCGACACCACCGCTTCGACCAGGGTGCGCTCGGTGCGAGGGGTATCGAGCTTGAAGACCTGGTCGGTGGCGGGCTGCAAGCCTCGAATCTGGTTGAGGTCAACAATGGAGTCAACCATGCCCACAAACACCAGCTGGTCTTGCTCTTGCAGCATCTCCTGGGGGCCAATGGCGGTCAGCAGTCGCCCTGCCCGCTGGATTTCGGTCAGGTATAGCCCTGGCAGATGGCGCAGGCCGGCCTGTTCGACGGTTTTACCCGCCAGGGGGCTGTGGTTTTCGACTACCATTTCGACGGTGTACTCGCGCGGGTCGTCGGTGTCGGTAATGGCGGGCTTGCGCTGGGGCAGCAGCCAGCGCTGGGCTAAAACTAGCATGAGGGTACCGGCGATCGCACAGGGCACCCCCACCGGCACCAGATCAAATAGCTGTAGCCCTGGGTAGTCGGTTTCAGCCACCAGCAGCCCGTTGACCACCAGGTTGGTGCTGGTGCCAATCAGCGTGCACATGCCCCCCATAATGGCCGCGTAGCTGAGGGGAATCATCAGCTTAGAGGGACTGATGCGCAGCTTGCGGCACCAGTCGCTGACCACCGGAATAAACATCGCCACAATTGGCGTGTTGTTGAGAAAGGCACTCATGCCCAGCACCGGCAGCATCAGCCGCAGCAGCGCCGTGGTTTGCCCCTTGGGCAGCCCCAGCACCGCGCGCGAAATAATATCGAGCCCGCCGGTTTGCTGGAGCCCGGCGACGACAACGTACAGCACGCCGACGGTCATCATCCCGGGGTTGCTAAATCCGGCCAGAGCTGTCGCGGTATCGAGCACCCCAGTCAGCAGCAAAATGGCCAGGGCCGCCAGAAAGATGGCGTCCGCCGGCAGAGTGGTCAGGGCGTTGAGCAAAAACGCGGCCAGCGTCACCCCCAGCGTCAGCCAGCCCCCCCAGGTTAGCTGCCCTGGCAGGGAGAACAGCCCTACCCTGAGGGCACCACCGACCAGGATCGCCACCCCCAGGGCCACAGCTACAACCAGAACGTCTTTGTGCACTGGCTTGCCGAGCAAAAATGTATTGTGCCGTTGCCTGTCGTGGAGCGGATCGTAGTCCATAAAGCCAACCGGGGGCGTCGCCCTGAAGGTGCTGAAATTAACCTATAGCGCAGGCCCGACCGCAAGGGTAAGCGGCTCTAGGGGCATGAAGCCTGCCAGTCTGTCTGGCCCCAACCGCCTCGAGCTGATTTACCCAGGCTGGCCACAGCCAAGAAAGAATCGCCATAGAATGCATTTGAAAGCGCAGTAGGCTTTCAGTTGCGCCCATTTTAACAGCGAGAGCAGCGCGATTTAACTTGGCTCAGCCCCGCCCCCGCAGCTGCCGCTCTGGAGGTAGCGCCCTAGGGCAACGTGGTTTCGGCCCCGGTGGCGAAGGCAGGACGCTGGTGCTTCCACGAGCCTACTTGCTCAAGCTGGGCGGCCAGCGCCAGCAGGGTGGCTTCATCAGCGGGGCGGCCCACCAGCTGCACCCCGATGGGTACGCCGCTGGGGGCAAACCCCTGGGGAATGGCCAGGGCTGGCTGACCGCTGGCGTTGAAGGGTGGGCAAGGGGCGACCCAGTTGATGACGCTGTCGAGAATTTTGGGCGATCGCAACCCTTTCCACTCCCCCACTTTAATCGTTGGGTGCATGTACACCGGCAAGATCAGCACGTCGTAGGGATGGCAGAACTGCACAATTTGGCGAGCCACCAGCTGGAGCTGAGCCACCGCCCGCAGGTAAGCGCCGCTGTTGATGCGCCAGGCCCGCCAGTAGAGCCAGCGATTCATTTTTTCTAAGACAATCCAGGGCACACCCAGCTCTGCGACGACGCACTCCCACACCACCACAAAGGGCTCAATCAGGTTTTCCAGATTAGGGAAGGTCACCTCTTCGGCGCTGTGGCCCAGGTCTTCGACCTGCTGCACGGTTTCATAGATCGCCTGTCGGCACACCGGGTCAACCTCACCAATCGGATCGAGGCGGGTGGTATAGCCAATTCGCAGGGGTCGAGGCGGTGCGTCGAGCCCCGCCAAAAACGAGGGCTCGGGATCGGGTAGCCAGTAGGGATCCCCCAGTTCGTAACCGCTCAGCACATCGAGCAGCGCTGCCGTGTCGGCGACGGTGCGCCCCAGGGGGCCATTCACCGCCAGCCCGTTGAGCCGCTCCCCCAGGGGTGAAAAGCTAATGCGCCCCCGCGAGGCTTTCATGCCCACCAGCCCGCAGCAAAAGGCTGGCCCCCGCAGAGAGCCCCCGCCATCGGAGCCCTGGGATATGGCGCACAGCCCCGCCGCCAGGGCCGCTGCCCCACCACCGCTGGAGCCCCCTGGGGTGTAGTCTAAGTTCCACGGGTTGCGGGCGGGGGGAAAGCCCGGCGGCTCGGTGTAGGGCAACGAGCCCAGCTGGGAGGTAGCGGTTTTGCCCAAAATAATCATCCCCGCCTGGCGCAGCTTACTGACGATGTAGTCGTCCTGGGGGGCAATGCGATCGCAGGCGGCCTTAATGCCATAGGCGCAGGCCACCCCCTCCACCGGGTTCAGGTCTTTGACCGAGACGGTAACCCCAAACAGCGGCGGTAAATCCTCAGGGTTGCTCGCCAAATGCTCGGTTTTGGCTTTGGCGTCGGCCAGGGCCTGCTCGGCCATCACCGTCACGTAGGCCCCCAGGGCCGGGTTGAGCCGCTCAATGCGCTCCAGGTAGAGTTCTGCTAGCTCCAGGGGCGAGATCTCTCTATGGCGAATTAGCCGAGCCTGTTCGAGGGCGGGCAAGAAGGCGAGATCGACTGAATTCATACAGGGGGGCAATGGCACAATGGCTTCAGGATATCAATCCCTGGGCGAGGGAAACGATTTCACCCTCGTCGGGCTAAGGCGACTTCTGGAAAACTTTCTCCCTAATGGTGGGCAGTGCCCACCCTACGGTGGTTGCAGTCGCCGGATAGAGCGGGGAGCTTCTTTTCCAGAAATCTCCTCAATTGTGCCGCCTGGTTTACAGGCTCTCTACTCCTAGAACAATCTGCACGATGGCAAATCTCCTAAATGAGGTCGATGCGCTGCTGAATGAGGGTGAGACCGATGCGGCCCTGCGGCTAGCCCTTCAGGTTTACCAGAGCGCACCTGAGGATGCTCTGGCCAACTATTACTGCGCGATGATCTACGACATCAACAGCCAGGAGCGCGAGGCTGCTCCCCACTACGAGCGCGCCCTAGCCCACGGCCTAGCCGGAAAAGAACGCCGTCAGGCGCTGCTGGGGCTGGGTAGCACCTACCGGGTGCTGGGACAGCATCAAAAATCCGTCGTCATACTCCGCCAGGGCCTGACGGAGTATGACGACGGGCGTGAGTTCGAGGTCTTTCTGGCCCTGACGCTGTACTGCCTGGGCGACTATGCCCAGGCGATGGAACTGCTGCTCCGCAACCTGGCCGAGACTACACAGGATGCTCAGCTTCAAGACTACGGCCAGGCCCTGCTGTACTATGCCAAAAACTTGGATTGGCCAGCCCCTCACCCCGGCGATTAATCTGGCTCGGCGGCGGGCTATAGAGTTAGCGACTGGGGCTTGTTTTCAATCACGTCGGCTAGATCTTTGAGGAAGGCGGCGGCATCGGCCCCGTAGATGATGCGGTGGTCGCAGGTGATATTGACCTGCATCTGGCGCTTGACGCCCATCAGGCCGTCGGCGGTGGCCACCACCGTGGGGCGAGAGGCCCCGATCGCCAAAATTGAGCCCTGCCCCGGCGGCAAAATCGCGTCGAAGCGATCG
Above is a window of Nodosilinea sp. PGN35 DNA encoding:
- a CDS encoding tetratricopeptide repeat protein, which translates into the protein MANLLNEVDALLNEGETDAALRLALQVYQSAPEDALANYYCAMIYDINSQEREAAPHYERALAHGLAGKERRQALLGLGSTYRVLGQHQKSVVILRQGLTEYDDGREFEVFLALTLYCLGDYAQAMELLLRNLAETTQDAQLQDYGQALLYYAKNLDWPAPHPGD
- a CDS encoding amidase is translated as MNSVDLAFLPALEQARLIRHREISPLELAELYLERIERLNPALGAYVTVMAEQALADAKAKTEHLASNPEDLPPLFGVTVSVKDLNPVEGVACAYGIKAACDRIAPQDDYIVSKLRQAGMIILGKTATSQLGSLPYTEPPGFPPARNPWNLDYTPGGSSGGGAAALAAGLCAISQGSDGGGSLRGPAFCCGLVGMKASRGRISFSPLGERLNGLAVNGPLGRTVADTAALLDVLSGYELGDPYWLPDPEPSFLAGLDAPPRPLRIGYTTRLDPIGEVDPVCRQAIYETVQQVEDLGHSAEEVTFPNLENLIEPFVVVWECVVAELGVPWIVLEKMNRWLYWRAWRINSGAYLRAVAQLQLVARQIVQFCHPYDVLILPVYMHPTIKVGEWKGLRSPKILDSVINWVAPCPPFNASGQPALAIPQGFAPSGVPIGVQLVGRPADEATLLALAAQLEQVGSWKHQRPAFATGAETTLP